From Carnobacterium alterfunditum DSM 5972:
CGACTGCAAAAGCTCCGTTAAACGTATCGCCGGCACCGGTTGTATCTACTGGGTCGACCTTGTAAGAAGAAACCTGTTTTTCACTTGTTCCATCATGGTAATAGACACCTTTTGATCCCATCGTCAAAATCAATTGATTTGGAAATTTTGCTAACCCTTCAGAAATGGTCATATCCGGGAACAACAATTTGAACTCACTTTCATTTGGTGTAAAGTAGGTTGCTTTTGCTAAAAGACCTTGGTCCACTTGTCTAGCCGGAGCCGGGTTATAGATGACTTTGACCTGCTGTTCAAAACAACTTTCGATAATTTGTTCCACGACTTCTTGCGGCAATTCATTTTGCACCACTACGATGTCGCTTGATTGGATCAATTCTCTTAGTTTTGCCATTCGATCATTACCTATCACATTGTTTGCTCCTGGTATATAGACGATGGCATTGTCTCCATCAACAACGGTGATATGAGCAGATCCTGACGGCACTTGTGTAACGGGTTCCACATAATCCGTATGGATATTATTTTCGGTCAAGTTTTTGAGCAATTCTTTCCCAAACAAATCTGTTCCAACGGTTCCAGCCATGTAAACGTCTCCGCCTAAACGAGCACTTGCTACCGCTTGGTTCGCTCCTTTACCGCCAAAGGTTGTCTTAAATCCGTTACCGGTAATGGTTTCTCCAACTTTTGGTCTTTTATCAGCAGTCACTACGAAATCTGTTGAAATACTGCCGATCACTGCTATTTTACTCATCTTTATCCTTCTTTCTGACTGATTCTCTAATTTTTAATGTTACAGGTAATTGGATGCGGCCATTCTCAACGAATCCTTTTTCAAGAATATCACATAATAATTCTGCTCCCTTATAACCCATTTCATAGGCTGGTTGAGCAATCGTCGATAAGCCTGGATACATCATTCTGCTAAACGGCATATCATCATAGCCAATAATTTGAAACTCTTCTGGGATACGTTGCCCTCTTTTGGTGGCTTCTTTCATCAACGCGATTGCGTACACATCATTTGAGGCGATGACGCTATCAGCTTGAGGAAACGTTTCAAAAAATTGGTGAGCTGTTTGCTCGGCTAATTCAAATTTGTAACTCTGTGTTTGAAACAATTGATAGTCTAAATGGCGTTCTTTTAAAACCTTTTCGTTACCAGCTAATCGCATTGCTGAACTTGGAACGTCTTTTGGTCCCACCATGATCACGATCTCTTTTGGATCTCTATCTGCAATAACTTCTGCAGCGAGCATCCCGCCAGTGTAATCATCGGAATGGACCGCAAGATCTCGGTCGCTTTCGACACGGTCTAACGTAACAAATGGCATTTTTTTTATTTCTTTGGCATCTCCCTGAACAGCAGAGATCACACCAGCTATGTTATTTTGTAAGAAAATTTTTAAGTAGTCTTTCTCTTTTTCTAAATCATCTTCTACATTGCCTAACAGTAAACTGTACCCTCGTTGGTTCACACCGTCTTCTACTCCTTTAGCGATCAAAGGAAAAAACGGATTCGCGATATCTGGCAACAATAGCCCAATCAATTTTGATTTTTTTTGATACAACGACCGTGCCACTTCATTAGGGTAAAAATTCAATTCCTCGACGGCTGCCTCTACTTTTTTGCGAGCTGCTTCACTGACGTAGCCGCTATTGTTTAGCGCCCTCGATACAGTAGCTACCGATACACCTGCTAATTTTGCTACTTCTTTTATCGTTGTCATGTCATCCCCCGCTCATTCTGAAAGTAATGTGGAACCGATTACATACAAATCTTAACACGGTTCAATTTTATATGCAAGCGTTTTCTTGTTCTTTTTTTAATTAATTTAAAAAAGGTTATTTAGTTACTGTTATTGGTAATGGCGGTAGTGGTGATTCAAGAGAAATTTCTTCTGGAATGAATGAATTCTACTTGTAGAGAGTCGTCGTACAGCACTAAATTTTGCAGTTATTATAGTTATTTAATGACTGGTATTCGTATTCTAATAGAAATTTCTTCTGGAATATACGGGTTTGCTTGTGGAGAGCCATGGTACCGCCTGAAGCCTTTAGGTCTTCTTGGCTTTCAAGCCTCAAACAACACGTAATCGCTGAAGCGTTAACGGCTTGTAATTCGCATTGAATACTTTACACGGCTACAAGCAATCCCTATTCCGACAGCAATTTCAAGTACGTGGTTGAACCAATCAACCAATATAAAGAAGGATAAAATAGAAAACAGCATCTAAAGAAGGAACACTTCAGATGCTGCTCGAACCATGTTAAATTTAGCGGTTCACATACCTTAGGATGACGATCCCATTATCGACAATATATTCTTCCAACTTCAACTCAATTGGCGGATGCCCACCATAGAACAGCGGCCGCCCGCCTCCTAGAATGATTGGGATCAATCCGATGATATACTCATCAATACAATCCGCTTTTAAAAAGGTATTGATCAACTGACCACCGCCAAAAAGCAAGATATCTTTCCCTGCTTTTTTCTGTTCACTTTTGATGACATCAATAATATCACTGCCGTAAAATTTGACGTTATCGTAATCAGCGATCGGCGAATGAGTGGCTACATAAACGGTCTTCGTTTTGAATTCCAGATGCATATCTTGTTCATAGCACCTTTTTCCCATTACCACGATATCGACATCTTCTAACAACGTTTCATAATTGTACTGATTGTCCGTATCTAATGAACTGTCTTCGTACCCTTTGATCCATTCATAGCTGCCATCTTCATTGGCGATATATCCATCTAAACTCATCGCTAAATTCATCATGATTTTTCTCATTTTAATTACTCCTTTTCAAGCTGCCCTTCGTAAGCTTTTTTCAATTCAGCGATATTAATTTTTTTCATTGGAAGAAAGGCTTGTGTCACACGATCCAATTGTACTCGGTCTGTCGTATTCATCATGTCATTCATGATCGTAGGCGAAATTTGCCATGAAAATCCGTACTTATCTTTCAACCAGCCACATTGCTCAGCTTCTGGTACAAAAGATAATTTTTCCCAAAAGTAATCAATTTCTTCTTGCGTATCGCAATTCACTAAAAATGAAATGGCTTCAGTAAACGTAAACCCATGATCAATGACACTATCCATCGCTACAAAATTTTGACCTTCTAAATTGAACATTCCGTGCATTACTTTTCCACCCTGACCTTGTTCATCATCCTCGCTGTAATAACTCAACCCGTCGATGGCGGCATTCGCAAAGACCGAAGTATAAAATTCTATCGCCTCTTCTGCTTTGCCATACTGTTCACCTGTAAATAACATAGTTGGCGTAATTTTTTGCGAAATCAATTGATCTGGCAAATATATAATTTGCCAAGAAAGGCCATACTTATCTTCTGTCCAACCATATTTCTCACTAAATGGATAAGTATCTAGTGGCATGAGAATTGAACCATTTTTGGATAGTTGTTTCCATAAATGATTTACTTCTGCCAAAGTGTTACAAATGACTTGCAGCGAAACAGATGGATTTAACTTAAAAGTTGGACCAGCAGAAATGGACATAAAAGTTTGGCCTGCCAGAGTGAACACGATACTTTCTGCAGATCCAGAAGGCGTATCAGAGGGGGTGTCATTAAGGGTTACTACGCTGTCGATAGAAGAATGATCAAATAACTTTATATAAAATTCCGCAGCTTCAAGAGCTTCTTTATCATACCAAAGATGTGTAACAATTTTTTGCATGTGTATACCCTCCTTAGTTCTTCTAATTCAGTGTACGACTGACAAAAATAAGTGTCGAAGCATATTGGTTCAGTTTGGGTAACTCAAAGTCGTTTTTCATTTGAGTTGGTGCAACGAGCTTCAGTTCGAGTAACTCATTAGACGCTTTTCATTTGAGTTAGTGCAACGAGCCTTAGTTCGAGTAACTCAAGGTTGATTTTCCATTTGAGTAGCCGCAACGAGCGCTAGTTCGAGCAACTCATTAGACACTTTCCCTTTGAGTCAGTGCAACGAGCCTTTGTTCGAGTAACTCATTAGACGCTTTTAATTCGAGTTAGGGCAACGAGCTTCAGTTAGACTAAATCATTGCTAAATTCATGATGATTTTTCTCATTGCAAGCTTGCCAGCTACTATTTTTTAAGTTACCCTTCATAGATTCTTTTCAATTCGGCAATATCAAGCTTTTTCATTTTAAGGAAGGCTTCTGTTACTCGCTTTAGTTGCTCAGGATTTTTTGTTGCCATCATATCTTTTATGATCGTAGGAATAATTTGCCAAGACACGCCATATTTATCTTTTAACCAGCCGTAATGTTCTGATTCAGGTACAGTAGATAATTTTTCCCAATAGTGGTCGATTTCCTCTTGCGTATCGCAATAGATCATAAAGGAAATAGCTTCGTTAAATGTAAAGTCGTGTGCTGCCCCGCCATCCATCGCTACAAAAAATAGTCCTTCTAGCTCAAACAACCCATACATAACTGTGCCAGCTTGATTCTGTTCATCATCCTCACCATAATAATGAAGGACATCAATTGTTGAATTGAAAAATACCGAAGTATAAAACGTCATTGCTTCTTTTGCTTTGCCGCACTGTTCATCGGAAAAGAGCAAGGTCGGGACAATTTTTTGCGTAATGAATTGATTAGGTAGATATAAAATTTGCCAAGAAAGACCGTACTTATCTTCTGTCCAACCGTATTTATCACTAAATGCGTTGGCACCGAGTGGCATCAAAATGTTGCCTCCGTCAGATAGTTCTTTCCATAAATATTCTGCTTCCTTTGCAGTATCGCAAAAGACTTGAAAAGAAACAGCTGGTGTAAACTTAAAGGAAGATTCGGCAGAAATAGCCATAAACGATTGGCCAGCTAATATAAATTTGACGGTTTCTGCTGCTCCTGAAGGAATATCATAAATAGTCACATGAGTGTTGAGCGAATGAATGTCAAATAATGACGAGTAGAATTCGGCTGCTTTTATTGCTTCTTGATCGAACCAGAAATGCGGAATAATTTTTTGCATGGATAGTACCTCCTTATCGCTTATTGCCCTTGTTTAGTTGAGTATACGCCACACAAAATTAATTGAAAAGTATCTTGCCTATCCTTTTAGAGAGCTGACTAACATCTGATTTTCTACTAAAAAAAGGCCTTCTCTTTTCAAATTGTTCCAAAGAATAATGATAAGTATCGTTCAATCAATCTGTTGTTCAATAAAATAAAACCATTTGTTATTTTTATGATTATTGGTATTAAAGGAAATTAATTAAAAAACAATTACATTTTAATGTCAAAGATAAAAAAGTGAGTGTTATATGAAATGATAACGTTTACAATATTATCATGTTATCTTTTTAACAAATAGGCATTTGAAATGGAGACAGAAGTATGAAAGAAGATTTTGAACGTGATCAGCAGCACGGTTATTACAATAACTGGCGAAAGAGCTATTATCAATTTAATGAGAAATCACACATTAACCATTTTCCTTCTCATTTAAGCGAAGTTTATGAATCGAATTACTATTATAAAACGACTCTTATTCGAAAACCGATCAGCCCTTTATTGATCACGGATAAAACGATTTCTGCTCTGCTTGGGATTAGTTTTGAACAATCCCATATTCTGGTAAATTCAAAAACCTTTTACATCAAAGATATCCGTGATGTAAAGGATACACCTTTTAACACGATTGTTTTTCAATTAGGTGCATTGCCGCTGAAGACAAAAGAAGATTCTCGTACCATCATGAACCGTTACTTCAACAAAGGACCCTTAAATTATCAAATCATTCAATACATTGGGAAAAGTCTAGGGTATCATCACCGTTGCCCTTTTGTTTCAGGTTATGAAATATTTGTACCTGAAAAAGGTTCCTCTAACGGTTCAACAAGTTGGTATGGGCTCCATCATATCCTAGATAGTGTGGAAGATAAAAAAGCGAACCATATCCAGGTTTATTTTCGCGAAGGGCATGAATTGCAGCTGAACGTTTCCGCTCGCAGCTTTAATGAGCAATTAGAGCGTTCGGTCAATCTTTCCATTCTTCAGCAAATGGTGATCGACGAGCTAGTTGGGTTGTTACACTACACCCGTACGCCTTACTTTACCGAAGAACTAAATATTGTCCAAAGACGGCTAAAGGCTTCTACTTTCACTTCAACATTCCACTCAATAGAAAAAGTTCTGAATTTCATGTCAAACTATCGCGTAAACGAGATACTTGAAACAGTTTTTGGGGTAGGGAATCCTTATATCGACGAGATCAGAAGAGATTTTACCCTGACCTTGAAAAATAAACCATCCTCTTTTAATGAATAAATCAAATAGGTCGCGCTCAATTAAAAACTGAGCGCGACCTATTTTTTAGTTGACTGTTTCTTTTAATTTTTTAAAATAAGCAAAAAATGGTTTAATTTTTCGGATACTCTTTTTTTCCATTGGTAAACCGTTTTACGGCTCACTCCTTGCTTTTCAGCAATTTCGGTAACCGATAACTGATTGACCACTGCATCTAATAAATAGGATTGTTCATTTTTAGTTAAAAGCGGCAGCATCTCTTTCAATAGATCCATCTCTTGATAAGCTTGTTCGAATGGCAATTGCGTGTCTGGCTGATTGGACTCTAGTTCTTCTGGCCAAGGCATTTCACGATCCCATTTCCGCTTCTGTTTTCTTAACAAATCAAGTATATGCCAGCGGACCTTTGTGTACGCAAAACCAGTAAATTGATACAAAAATTCTTCTTGTTCTAGGTCTTCTGGAAATGTTTCATAAGCTTCTACTAGTTTTAACAATCCTTGTTGCACAAAATCATCGTAGTCTGCATGTTTCCAGTTTACGTTTAATTTCTTCAATGCTCCATGGACGATTTTTGAATGTTGCTCAAAAAAGGCTTTTTCTTTGTCTTCGCTCAATGTTCTTATCATCTGTCTCAAATCCTTCATAGTGGTGTTACAAGGCCTTGTACCCTTACAGAATAACCAGTTATTGAATAATCGACAATAAACCAAACTAGACAAAAAAACCGCCAAATCCTCACTAATGAGAGACTTTGGGGTCATTTAATGCTATTTGGTGGTTCTGTATATTAAATTTCTAACGGAATTAATGAGTTTGCTTATAATAAGCCATGGTAACGCTTGAAGCCTGAAAAGAAAGTCTTCCAGCTTTCAAGCCTCAAACAGACCATAATCGCTGAAGCTCTAACGCCCTAGAATTTAAATATGAATCCATTGATGATCACAAATGCGGCAAGAACAATAAATAATGAACCTTTCATAAATCCGATTGCTTCAGTTTTTTTGTCAGTTTCAGCTTCTTCATTAGCTGATGATCTGTCTACCGCTTGAGCAGCTTCTTCGATTGCTGACGTTTTTTCACTTGTCATGCTATTTACATCTTCCGCTTTTTGTTCATCAATAAGTGAGCTGTTCTCCACTCCCACTGCTGCTGATACGGTTTCTTTACTCTCGATAGCATCCGACTCTGCTAACAAACTAAGGGGTTCTTCTTCTGATGTGCCACTTTCCGCTTCATTCTTGCTTGGCATCTCTTTATCTATTTCTTCATCTATCGTTTCGGCATCTTCTTCTACTATAACTTCTTGTACAGTGAAGTTCCCTATCGAAAGATTCGTTTGTAGCATCTTTTCTTTTGCTTCTATTCTTGTTTCCAGTTGTTTTATTTCTGCTTTTAATAGATCGATTTTACTTTGATCGTCTGTCTCTTCTAATTCTTCTGCCGCCTGTTCTTCTAGCAGTTGATTGTTTAATTCAGCTAGTTGTTTTTGCATTTTCGCTTGATCCAATTCGATTACGAACTGGTTATACAATGAAAATGAATCGCCTTTGCTATCAACAGCACTCAGATACTCTATCACCCAATCGCCTATTAACTGGTTTGCGATCGAAGGCAACTTTCCTTCATAGGCTTTAGTTTCTTCGTTAAACGTTAAGGAGAGCGTCAATTGTTGGCCCGCTGTCTCTCCATCGAGAGATAATAAGCGGTAAGCAACCGTTACATTTGTCAATAAATCATCTTTAGCTGAATGCAAACTAAATCGAAGCTTTTCACCAACTTTAACCATATTTTGTTCAACTTTGATGGATGAGAGATCAAATAAGGCGGCAGGGTGCGGGATCACTTCAAAATCACCTTTTTTTAGTACTGATTCTTCAGTTATCAAGGCCCTCGTTTCTAATATACTCGAGACATTATTCTCTTCGACCCCAACCGCCTTTGTCATCGACCAAATCCCGATATCTGTTTCTTTATTTGTTTCAAGTCGGCCTTCATATCGTTTTGTTTCACTATCATAGGTCAAGACAACTGTTGTTTCTGCCTCTGTGTTGCTCGAAGAATAACTTAACCTAATTGTTTCAAAAATTTGATCTTCTGGCAGCATCAATTTGAAGGCAATTTGCTCGCCAGCGTGTGCTTTTTTAGGCTCGATCATCAGCTTGTCACTAACGGTTATTTCATTCGTTGGAACAGGCTCCACATTCTCTTCAAGTTCTCTGATTTCATCTGATGCAGCACTCTCTGATCCTACACTTGATTCTATCTCATCATTTGGTGTTGCTGAGACAGATTGGCTGTCGAAATTGGCAAGCAGTA
This genomic window contains:
- the rbsK gene encoding ribokinase, whose product is MSKIAVIGSISTDFVVTADKRPKVGETITGNGFKTTFGGKGANQAVASARLGGDVYMAGTVGTDLFGKELLKNLTENNIHTDYVEPVTQVPSGSAHITVVDGDNAIVYIPGANNVIGNDRMAKLRELIQSSDIVVVQNELPQEVVEQIIESCFEQQVKVIYNPAPARQVDQGLLAKATYFTPNESEFKLLFPDMTISEGLAKFPNQLILTMGSKGVYYHDGTSEKQVSSYKVDPVDTTGAGDTFNGAFAVALTAGLDMESSIRFGNLAASLSIQKFGAQGGMPTLAEMKESEEYEKTWNIE
- a CDS encoding dihydrofolate reductase family protein, whose protein sequence is MRKIMMNLAMSLDGYIANEDGSYEWIKGYEDSSLDTDNQYNYETLLEDVDIVVMGKRCYEQDMHLEFKTKTVYVATHSPIADYDNVKFYGSDIIDVIKSEQKKAGKDILLFGGGQLINTFLKADCIDEYIIGLIPIILGGGRPLFYGGHPPIELKLEEYIVDNGIVILRYVNR
- a CDS encoding sigma-70 family RNA polymerase sigma factor; its protein translation is MIRTLSEDKEKAFFEQHSKIVHGALKKLNVNWKHADYDDFVQQGLLKLVEAYETFPEDLEQEEFLYQFTGFAYTKVRWHILDLLRKQKRKWDREMPWPEELESNQPDTQLPFEQAYQEMDLLKEMLPLLTKNEQSYLLDAVVNQLSVTEIAEKQGVSRKTVYQWKKRVSEKLNHFLLILKN
- a CDS encoding competence protein ComK encodes the protein MKEDFERDQQHGYYNNWRKSYYQFNEKSHINHFPSHLSEVYESNYYYKTTLIRKPISPLLITDKTISALLGISFEQSHILVNSKTFYIKDIRDVKDTPFNTIVFQLGALPLKTKEDSRTIMNRYFNKGPLNYQIIQYIGKSLGYHHRCPFVSGYEIFVPEKGSSNGSTSWYGLHHILDSVEDKKANHIQVYFREGHELQLNVSARSFNEQLERSVNLSILQQMVIDELVGLLHYTRTPYFTEELNIVQRRLKASTFTSTFHSIEKVLNFMSNYRVNEILETVFGVGNPYIDEIRRDFTLTLKNKPSSFNE
- a CDS encoding VOC family protein, producing MQKIIPHFWFDQEAIKAAEFYSSLFDIHSLNTHVTIYDIPSGAAETVKFILAGQSFMAISAESSFKFTPAVSFQVFCDTAKEAEYLWKELSDGGNILMPLGANAFSDKYGWTEDKYGLSWQILYLPNQFITQKIVPTLLFSDEQCGKAKEAMTFYTSVFFNSTIDVLHYYGEDDEQNQAGTVMYGLFELEGLFFVAMDGGAAHDFTFNEAISFMIYCDTQEEIDHYWEKLSTVPESEHYGWLKDKYGVSWQIIPTIIKDMMATKNPEQLKRVTEAFLKMKKLDIAELKRIYEG
- a CDS encoding VOC family protein, which codes for MQKIVTHLWYDKEALEAAEFYIKLFDHSSIDSVVTLNDTPSDTPSGSAESIVFTLAGQTFMSISAGPTFKLNPSVSLQVICNTLAEVNHLWKQLSKNGSILMPLDTYPFSEKYGWTEDKYGLSWQIIYLPDQLISQKITPTMLFTGEQYGKAEEAIEFYTSVFANAAIDGLSYYSEDDEQGQGGKVMHGMFNLEGQNFVAMDSVIDHGFTFTEAISFLVNCDTQEEIDYFWEKLSFVPEAEQCGWLKDKYGFSWQISPTIMNDMMNTTDRVQLDRVTQAFLPMKKINIAELKKAYEGQLEKE
- a CDS encoding LacI family DNA-binding transcriptional regulator: MTTIKEVAKLAGVSVATVSRALNNSGYVSEAARKKVEAAVEELNFYPNEVARSLYQKKSKLIGLLLPDIANPFFPLIAKGVEDGVNQRGYSLLLGNVEDDLEKEKDYLKIFLQNNIAGVISAVQGDAKEIKKMPFVTLDRVESDRDLAVHSDDYTGGMLAAEVIADRDPKEIVIMVGPKDVPSSAMRLAGNEKVLKERHLDYQLFQTQSYKFELAEQTAHQFFETFPQADSVIASNDVYAIALMKEATKRGQRIPEEFQIIGYDDMPFSRMMYPGLSTIAQPAYEMGYKGAELLCDILEKGFVENGRIQLPVTLKIRESVRKKDKDE